A single region of the Candidatus Nanopelagicales bacterium genome encodes:
- a CDS encoding sigma-70 family RNA polymerase sigma factor, with product MIAPRDQPTASATTADAVAAALAQAHRSEWAFVLSATVRVAGNLDLAEECTQEAYISALRAWTRDGVPERPGAWLTTAARNHALDRLRRDVTLRRKLPLLVEPAAVDPHEPAELDWPDVDVPDDRLRLVFTCCHPTLAPEARVALTLRLVCGVPTPEVARAFLVSESTMAARITRAKNKISAARIPYRVPGRAELPERLDSVLTAVHLLFSTGHTAGEGDALVREELCDRALHLARTLSALLPEQAETRGLLGLLLLTDARRATRTDEQGRLLLLADQDRTRWDQRAILEGLTVTAGALASGPPGRFTLQAAIAGVHAMAPSLEQTDWPRVVHLYDRLLAVWNTPVVALNRAAAVAFADGPAAALPLLDELSTDPRLADYPYLPATRADLLRRLGDAAGAAQSYRRAMELTTNDAERAFLEQRLAEVSRTAGPEPAPG from the coding sequence TTGATCGCTCCCCGCGACCAGCCGACCGCGTCCGCCACTACAGCGGACGCGGTCGCTGCCGCGCTCGCGCAGGCCCACCGCTCCGAGTGGGCCTTCGTGCTGTCCGCCACGGTGCGCGTCGCGGGCAACCTGGACCTCGCGGAGGAGTGCACACAGGAGGCGTACATCAGCGCGCTGCGGGCCTGGACCCGGGACGGCGTCCCGGAGCGGCCGGGCGCGTGGTTGACCACGGCTGCGCGCAACCATGCGCTCGACCGGTTGCGTCGGGACGTCACCCTCCGGCGCAAGCTCCCGCTGCTCGTGGAGCCGGCAGCCGTCGATCCGCACGAGCCGGCCGAGCTGGACTGGCCCGACGTCGATGTGCCGGACGACCGGCTCCGTCTGGTGTTCACCTGCTGCCATCCCACCCTCGCCCCCGAGGCTCGCGTCGCTCTCACGCTGCGACTGGTTTGCGGTGTTCCCACGCCTGAGGTCGCCCGTGCTTTCCTGGTGTCCGAGTCGACGATGGCGGCACGGATTACCCGTGCCAAGAACAAGATCTCCGCCGCCCGGATTCCGTATCGGGTTCCGGGCAGGGCGGAGTTGCCCGAGCGCCTGGACAGCGTGCTCACCGCTGTCCACTTGCTCTTCAGCACCGGACACACCGCCGGCGAGGGGGACGCGCTTGTCCGTGAGGAGCTTTGCGACCGGGCCCTGCACCTCGCGCGCACCCTTTCCGCGCTGCTCCCCGAGCAGGCCGAGACCCGCGGCCTGCTCGGCCTGTTGCTCCTCACCGACGCGCGCCGGGCCACCCGGACCGACGAGCAGGGTCGGCTGCTCCTACTCGCTGACCAGGACCGGACGCGGTGGGACCAGCGCGCGATTCTGGAGGGGCTCACGGTAACGGCCGGGGCACTCGCGTCCGGCCCACCGGGGCGATTCACACTGCAGGCGGCGATCGCCGGCGTGCACGCGATGGCGCCGTCCCTGGAGCAGACCGACTGGCCGCGCGTCGTGCACCTCTACGACCGTCTGTTGGCCGTGTGGAACACCCCGGTGGTCGCGCTCAACCGGGCGGCCGCTGTCGCGTTCGCCGACGGTCCGGCCGCCGCCCTGCCGCTCCTCGACGAACTGTCGACCGATCCCCGGCTCGCGGACTACCCCTACCTTCCCGCCACCCGTGCCGACCTGCTGCGTCGCCTCGGCGACGCCGCCGGCGCGGCTCAGTCGTACCGGCGCGCGATGGAGCTCACAACGAACGATGCAGAGCGCGCCTTCCTGGAGCAGCGCCTGGCCGAGGTCAGCCGCACCGCTGGCCCCGAGCCGGCGCCGGGCTGA
- a CDS encoding YciI family protein, whose protein sequence is MAKYAILIYSDPTVYANMSPEAWGALVDAHSTFTKAVVELGGSLAGGEALEPTTTATTIKGGSTVTDGPFVETKEALGGFYLVEARDLDHAIEMARLCPAPAGGVEVRPIVDPTTNPY, encoded by the coding sequence ATGGCCAAGTACGCAATTCTGATCTACAGCGACCCGACCGTCTACGCGAACATGTCGCCCGAGGCGTGGGGCGCGCTGGTGGACGCGCATAGCACGTTCACCAAAGCGGTCGTTGAACTCGGTGGGTCCCTAGCGGGCGGGGAGGCGCTGGAGCCCACGACGACGGCCACCACGATCAAGGGTGGCAGCACGGTGACGGACGGCCCGTTCGTCGAGACGAAGGAGGCGTTGGGCGGCTTCTACCTCGTCGAAGCGCGCGACCTCGACCACGCCATCGAGATGGCCAGACTGTGCCCGGCCCCCGCCGGTGGCGTCGAGGTTCGCCCCATCGTGGACCCGACGACGAACCCATATTGA